The Deinococcus puniceus genome segment GGCCCGATTTCCACACCTTTCATGGCTTGCAAGCTCAGGCAGGCCTGCGCGATGCGGCCATCCAGTTTGCGATCCCAATGCACGTAGCTGCCGAGGCCCACCGGAAGACCCCGGAAGCGCACCTCCAGAATGCCGCCCAACGTGTCGCCGTCTTTCTTGGCCTGATCGATCCGTTCGCGCATTTGGGCGGCGGCGTCGGCGTCGGGGGTACGCAGGTCGGATTCTTCGATGGCCTCCAGGTTGTCCCAGCTGAAGCCCTGCCGCGTTTCTATTCCGGCCAAACTGGACACGTAATTTGCGCCCTGCACGCCCAGTTCCGATAACAGTTTGAGGGCTACCGAACCCACCGCCACCCGCGCCGCCGTTTCCCGTGCCGACGCCCGTTCCAGCACGTCGCGCAGGTCTTTATGACGGTATTTGATGCCTCCGGTCAGGTCAGCGTGTCCGGGGCGGGCGTCGGTCAGGGCCTTCTTGCGCGGCTCTCCGCCCGGTTCCGGCGACATAATTTCCGTCCAGTTGCGGTGATCCTTGTTGGCAATCACCAGCGTGATGGGCGCACCTGTCGTTCGTCCGGCCCGCACGCCGCTCAGAATCTCGGCCTCGTCGGTTTCGATGACCATGCGCCGCCCGCGCCCATAGCCGCCCTGCCGCTTGCGGAGCCAAGGGTCTATGTCGGCCTTGCCCAGCGGCAGTTGCGACGGCAACCCCTCGATGATGGCCGTCAATTGCGGCCCGTGCGACTCTCCGGCGGTCAAATACCTCATACCTCCGACTTTAGCGCCCACGTGAAGACGGGACAGCGGCCATGATCAAACAAACCCAGCCAAGCACACACAGCCAAACAAACCCCAGCAGATCAACCCAGCCAAACGAACTCGGACGCCCCCACAACTGGGAAGGCGTCCGGGCAGAGGAGGTGAGGAGATTTACTTGACGACAGTTCCGGTCACGATGACCAAGAGCTGCGTGCTGTCTTTGGTCACGTTCTCGCTGCCGCCGAGGAGTGCGCCGATGACCGGAATGCTGCTGACGTAGGGCAGGCCTTTGCGCGTAGACACTTCGTTGGAACCCAGCAGGCCGCTGAGGAGCAACGTTTCGCCGTTTTTGAAGCTGACCACCGTCTGGGCGCTGCTGTTGGCAAAGTCCAGCAGGTTGGGCAGCGTATTGGTAATGGCGGTGCGGGGTTGGTTCACCTGACCGCACAGACGTACGCTGACGGTGCCGTCGGCATTCACGCTGGGGTCAAGGAAGTACATGTTGACGCCGTAGGGAATGGTGCGAACCACAGGAGCGCTGCCGCCTGAGCCGGGAATGTTGATGTCGAGGCGTCCGCCCGATTGCAGCGAGGCCGCCGCGATGTTGCTCTGGTCGTCGGGGCTGCCGCAGCGGAAGGTACCGCCGCCCGCGCCGCTGCCGTTGGTCTGGCCGCTCTGCATCATCACGGTGCCGTCGTACACGCGCTTGGTCATGCCCTGCTGCTCTAGGCTGTCCAGTGTTGCGCCGAGGTTAAAGCCCGTGAAGGCCCGCAGAGGATCGAAGGACGCGGCGAGTTGCCCGTTGGTGAGCGACACGTTGAAGCCGCCCAGCGAGGCCTTGTAGCCTACGCCGAGGGTTCGCAGGCCCGTTTCGGTAATTTCGTTGATGCGAACCTGAAGATTGATCTGGGGGACGCGCACATCGAGGGTGGGGATCAATTCGGCCACTTGCGCGACCTGCTGCGCCGTGCCGCGCACGATCAGGGTGTTGGTGCGCTTGTCGGCAATGATGGTGGCGGGGCTGACCTGTTCTGAACCAGCGGTGCTGCCGGCCTGCCCCAGCAGACTGCCGAGGGCGTTGGCAGGTGTCTGGGTCGCGGCGGGCTGCGCCGCAGTGGGTTGGGCCGCAGGCGTGCCGCCCACATTGACCCCGGTCACGATGCCGCCGCTGCCCGCCGCGCCTCCGGCAGCAGTCTGAACATTGCTGTTGGCACTGCTGCTCGCGGCCAGCGTATTTTCCAACACGCCCTTGACCTCTTCGGCCTTGGCATTTGCCAGCGTAAACACGCGCTGGGTGGTCAGGGCGGCCACTGGTGCAGGACGGTCTACTTGGGCCAACAACGCCAACGCTGCTTCCAACTGCACTTGAGGGCCAGTGATCACCAGTTGTCCGGTTTGGCCCACCCCCGTGACTTTCAAGGCCGGAAACTGGGTGGTCAGCAGGGCGCTGACATCGGCTTGCTGACCCTTGACGGAGTACACGCGCTGCACGGTTGGGCTGACTTCGGCGGTGGGCACCGGAGTCGGGGCGCGGTCAACTTGCGCCAGCAGGGCGGTTGCGGCGTCCAGTTGGCTCTGCTGTCCACTCAGTACCAGTTGTCCGGTTTGGCCTACCCCCGTCACTTTCAGGGTGGGGAACTGGGCCGTCAGCAGTGCCAGCACGTCGGCCTGCTGCCCGTTCACGGTGTATACGCGCTGCACGGCGGGTGAGGTATCGACAGAGCTGATGACAGGACGGTCAACTTGGGCCAGCAACGCCAGCGCCGACTCGATCTGGGTCTGCGGGCCGCTGAGTACCAGTTGTCCGGTTTGGCCCACTGCCGAGACCCGGAGTGTGGGGTACTGCGCCGTCAGGAGCGCCAACACGTCGGCCTGTGTGCCGCGTGCCGTGTAGATGCGCTGCACGGTGGGGGGCGTATTGCCCACGCGCAGCAGTGTTTTGCCGCCGAGGGGTAGGGTCTGGTAGCTCAGGCCGTACACGTCCATCAGCAGGGGCCAGACTTCGTTGAAGGGCTTGTCGGTAAAGGACAGCACCAGTGGGCGGGCGGTGCTACCAGTGGCCGCGCCGGAAGCCGGGGTCGCGGGAATGGCAGCCACTCCGGCGGCAGGCGCGGCGGCCAGATTCGCAGCCGCGTTCAGGCTGTCCACGTTGGCATCAAAAATGACTTCGTATCCGGCGGCTTTGGCGAGGGCCGCGAGCAGGCTGGACAGCGGCCCGGAGTACACGCCCACATTCACAGTCACGCTGGCTTTCGAGAGTTGCGGGTCAGGGGCAATGGTGGCGGCCTGTGTGGAAGCGGCGGGAGAGGCGGCGGGAGGAGTGGTGGTGGTCTGCGCGGCGGCCATGCCGAGTGCGGCGGTCAGGAGGAGGGCGTGACGTTTATTCATGGCTCACCTTTTGTCCAGTTCGAGGGTCTGGGTATCATTGCCGAGTGCGAGGGTGGCGCTGGTCGCCGTCACTTCTTTGATCACGATGTCGGAATCGGGCAGGGTTTGCCCCACCGACACCACCAAGAAGCCGTCTTTAGAGCGGAAGATGGCGGTGTTG includes the following:
- a CDS encoding type II secretion system protein GspD, coding for MNKRHALLLTAALGMAAAQTTTTPPAASPAASTQAATIAPDPQLSKASVTVNVGVYSGPLSSLLAALAKAAGYEVIFDANVDSLNAAANLAAAPAAGVAAIPATPASGAATGSTARPLVLSFTDKPFNEVWPLLMDVYGLSYQTLPLGGKTLLRVGNTPPTVQRIYTARGTQADVLALLTAQYPTLRVSAVGQTGQLVLSGPQTQIESALALLAQVDRPVISSVDTSPAVQRVYTVNGQQADVLALLTAQFPTLKVTGVGQTGQLVLSGQQSQLDAATALLAQVDRAPTPVPTAEVSPTVQRVYSVKGQQADVSALLTTQFPALKVTGVGQTGQLVITGPQVQLEAALALLAQVDRPAPVAALTTQRVFTLANAKAEEVKGVLENTLAASSSANSNVQTAAGGAAGSGGIVTGVNVGGTPAAQPTAAQPAATQTPANALGSLLGQAGSTAGSEQVSPATIIADKRTNTLIVRGTAQQVAQVAELIPTLDVRVPQINLQVRINEITETGLRTLGVGYKASLGGFNVSLTNGQLAASFDPLRAFTGFNLGATLDSLEQQGMTKRVYDGTVMMQSGQTNGSGAGGGTFRCGSPDDQSNIAAASLQSGGRLDINIPGSGGSAPVVRTIPYGVNMYFLDPSVNADGTVSVRLCGQVNQPRTAITNTLPNLLDFANSSAQTVVSFKNGETLLLSGLLGSNEVSTRKGLPYVSSIPVIGALLGGSENVTKDSTQLLVIVTGTVVK
- the aroC gene encoding chorismate synthase, encoding MRYLTAGESHGPQLTAIIEGLPSQLPLGKADIDPWLRKRQGGYGRGRRMVIETDEAEILSGVRAGRTTGAPITLVIANKDHRNWTEIMSPEPGGEPRKKALTDARPGHADLTGGIKYRHKDLRDVLERASARETAARVAVGSVALKLLSELGVQGANYVSSLAGIETRQGFSWDNLEAIEESDLRTPDADAAAQMRERIDQAKKDGDTLGGILEVRFRGLPVGLGSYVHWDRKLDGRIAQACLSLQAMKGVEIGPAFENARKPGSGVHDAVYYRDGTYARDTNGAGGLEAGMTNGEELVIRVAMKPIATLMKPLPTVNVVSHEASDAARERSDTTAVPAAGVILQTIIGWVIADAILEKFGGDTLPELQERVAAAHAFSRDF